In Silene latifolia isolate original U9 population chromosome 6, ASM4854445v1, whole genome shotgun sequence, the genomic window ttaagaaaagcccgagcccacagaaaaccactcgatcgagtgatttgaaaccactcgatcgagcagaattaagctccaacaactcgatcgaccagaataactactcgatcgagcaacccctAAAATGAAACTATTCGATCGAGCAaggaaagaactcgatcgaggtTCTCTACCATTCAAAagcgttcgatcgagcagaaaaccactcgatcgattcactttgacttcagcagctcataacttcgttagtttcagcttcgacttgtctttttagctcccgaagtggctgcacgcatcccaagacagctacatttccactccaaaatcactcttcctctaaatgcatgcaaaatggacggtaaaaggcttgatttcactactttctggtcctttactgcaaatagaacaaaacaaaccaaagtagcatattcggggcatttcgtagcataaaactacgataatagcatagaaatacgtgcataaaaaggcctaaaaggactatataaaatgcacgtatcaaatctccccaaaccaaacctttgcttgtccccaagcaaactatatgcaaaactaatggaaccgaaaagaaaactcagagctagctacaaattgtccacttaaaccaatttaatgcagcaaactaatacttatagcaaaaactgtcaaatgcaaacgagttgtaagatgtttataataaagctgaatcgtcgaccttacaagacctttgataatggactctcacgggtcactcttctctcaagaAGTAAAGGGTAAGCAACTAattgtaagagaggaagaaatatagtcgctcacctaaactacgacctacataaacatgcatgcaatatagtatgatagacaattctagctaccatacatacattccaaccaaacaaggtcatgtcacagccgagggcttacaaaagttatggtaaagtgaggcaatgggtaagaaaaggcaaaacatttatggaaatgtggaggtataggcggccaagctagtatctaaacagaaccatataatAACATCCGATtctcactcaattatagaattaagcacatatgcccttcatttggcatcaaaactcaccaaaccgaactgaacatactcctcaatagatataatTAAAGTATAGGAGCACAAaccgtcaacaatcaaacatacttctctttttttctttatcacgtttttttttttttcattcacgttttttcattttttttcaaattctattttttttttcaattttcttttctcatcctccttttcttcataaattaccaactccaaatcatcagatactagccaaacttggcacaatgaaatatataccgcgaaacatacactaaactagcttgacaagtaAAGGTCAAcatgcaaatttggctaatgtggagttaaatgggtaaaaattaaataaagggggatgtaagcacctccctgcatgtgacaccaaccactaacccgaatgtatgtaggcaaaaagcaattgaatttcatatacgtgaaaattaatgatacatgttatgcagaAGAAGCTGAGAACTGGGTGAATCACTGCACATTTGCCAGGGCCGGGCCCTGTCAAGCTTTGACCAAACCCTAGAGTCATCCTCATGTTTATTGGTCCAAGTAAACTCGCACCATGTACCATTTAAATTCTCAAGTTCACCTCTTAAAAGATATGAATTGAAACCCATGATATCAGAAAGATTGGGATAAGTCTTGCTAATCCTCTCAGTGACATCCCTAGCAATATTAAAATCCCCAAGAATCAACCAACTATCAACTGTGAGTTTTATATTGATCAACTGATCCCACAACACATCCATTTCTCTAGCATCATTACTGGCATAGACTATTGTCAGAGTAAATTTATGACTAGTGGCATTATGAAAGACCTCACAATGAATAAACTGAGAATGCAAAATCAAAGGAGTAACAACCACAGTGGAAGACTTCCAAAGCAACCTGATTCTACCTTTATTGAGATGATCATAATTGCAGAAGAAATTAAAAGACCCAAAGTCGGACTGCAAGATAGTCCCAGACACCTGCTTCTTAGTTTTTGTTTCCAATATACCCAAAATATCCAATTTATTAGCCCACAAGAATTCTTTATTTCTTGTAATTTGAGAGGGTCATTTCCCCCTCTAATATCCCAAGAGGCAACTCGCATTGTCCACCCCTATCATGTGAAGTGACTTCCCCTAAATTCCAACCTTCTAATGTCCCATGTTGATGGCAGACTGAGCAGTGCTACTACACTTTTGAGCAATAGCATCATCAGCACATAATGCCATTCTAGAGATAGCTTAGGCCACAACCACAGGATGTTTAGAGGGAGTAACCAGAGATGACTCAGTGGAACATcctctcttcaaggctatttgaggTATGTCCAACTTGCCCTTCTTGTTGCATACTGAGTGCGTTTCAGAGTGCAGAGAAGGGGAACCTGACTCAGTGGTCTTATGAGGCGAGCCTAGCATATGGCATTCTGAGCTCTGCAAAAGTCCAAAAGAGTCAGAGTTCACAATCACCGATTCTGAGGTATCACCTAGCAAACAAGGCTGGGAAGAACTTAGTACCTTAGAGGTAACTACAGGCTTCTGCCTTTTCTCCTTACAAGAACCTAAAGCAACTGAAGCTCTATTTGGAAGAGGAGCCATTGAGCCCTGTACATTATCCAAGTGTACCACAACAGTAGTGGAAGAGACAAGAAATTCTCCTTCTTCTATTGGGGAAAGAGCATCAAAAGAATTTCTATTGGGAATAACCAGATGACTTAGAGGGAAATCCTatcttcaaggctatttgaggTAAGTCCAACTGGTCCTTCTTGTTGCATGTTGAGTGCTTTTCAGAAATCAGAGAGGGTGTTTCGGACTCAATAAGCTTGTGAGGAGAGCCTAGCTTATGCATTATGAGTTCTTCACAAGTCCAGCTGAATCAGGGTTCACAGTTGAtatgtgcaatttatatagactttttagcctcttattgcatgtatttctatgccgttttcattgctttgtattgcaaaatgccccaaattggctactttggtttgttttgtcttaattgcagaaatagACCTAAAAGTAGTGAAATCGCACCTTATTTGTCCCACTcagcatgcattttaaggagagGGAGATTTAGAGCAGAAGTCATACCTAAGGAAGCGTGAAGGAAGGTCCTAGGAATCTAACCAACAAGTGTCAAGGCCGTTTTCAGTGGatatctattcgatcgagagcttttagaggtcgatcgagtggtttggcagctgcagatgttcgatcgagtggtttctatgctCCATCAAAATGGGCTAAtttggaagtgttcgatcgagagctgctttttctcgatcgaacggttttgctGAAGATtcatcgatcgagtagtttgaaaaggctcgatcgagtgactagctatTTTACACAGGTTAATTAattcgtgttaggtttatttaagttaataaaacgcttccctatataaaggaagtcgtcattaggtcataAACATACTTTTCATACTGCTTTTTGCTCTCTTAATTAAACACTTTAGATCTGAAACTTTACTCTTTATCTctgctgctactttgttcttaTTGCCGGATTCACTCTTTTATAATCTCTCTTTCTCTTAATCTCAATCTAATCTTTTGCTtgccttaattattgttcttccTACTTCACTGTCTCTTAATTATTGCTATTATACAATTCATCTTGATTGTCTCTTTATCATGTCTCTTAGCAtattcattgttgttgttgttaaatcgGATAGCATGGGTAGCTAAAtctccttatgttaggattaggggagccatggtagtaaagtgaTGATGTTGTGAATAGACTAGATAGTTGGTTGTGAGAACctgtgaccatagcaatataactgtaacatgtttagttgagtgcatgcttctaaataactttaatctggttaaattcgctcctagattggaagattggaatgaacatacctgctatgaacagtagactaccctaatgaggatggaagttaagttagttgtaatctagggtggatagcggaccggaaggacctttcactTACCCTTCTCACAGTAGGTTGTCTAGACTATTCATGACTGAGTTagtaaactgccatggtgaaccgaaatcctgacatacctctcCTTATCTGATCAATCTTAGCTTTTTCTTGCCTTTATTGCATTTGTCTTTATTTATCTTGCTTTAtatcttcagtagtttagaaaaccaatttaaaaccccccaattgtgaccCGACAGACGTACTTAGTAGATAgatacttagcctccctgtggatatcgaccctacttaccgctagcttctgttagttgtacttaggtatttatttttggtacctaacgACGACATCAACAGTCACTGATAATGGGGTATCACCTAGAAAACAAGGCTGAGAAGAACCCTGCACTTTAGAGGTAGATGCTACACGATGACCCATCTTGCTACACTCAGAACGGTAGAATGGAAACCACTCATACTCAACCCTTTGTGTAGAGGGTCCAAATGGTGTGTTGAGAGAAATTTCCACAGGTAAAGAGGAAGAGAGATCAATCTCAATCATGACCCTCGGAAAAAAAAGCTCAGCCTTGCTAGTAGTAGGTAAATCAGCAAACATTGGTCTACCAATATTACTAGCCATCTTACTTAGCACACTACTAGACCAAAGATAAAGGTCAAGATCATGAAAGAGTACCCAAACTAGAACCAAAGAGACCCTCTCCATTTAAAATGAG contains:
- the LOC141588391 gene encoding uncharacterized protein LOC141588391, which encodes MASNIGRPMFADLPTTSKAELFFPRVMIEIDLSSSLPVEISLNTPFGPSTQRVEYEWFPFYRSECSKMGHRVASTSKVQGSSQPCFLGDTPLSVTVDVVVRNSFDALSPIEEGEFLVSSTTVVVHLDNVQGSMAPLPNRASVALGSCKEKRQKPVVTSKSSECHMLGSPHKTTESGSPSLHSETHSVCNKKGKLDIPQIALKRGCSTESSLFIHCEVFHNATSHKFTLTIVYASNDAREMDVLWDQLINIKLTVDSWLILGDFNIARDVTERISKTYPNLSDIMGFNSYLLRGELENLNGTWCEFTWTNKHEDDSRVWSKLDRARPWQMCSDSPSSQLLLHNMYH